A stretch of DNA from Carassius carassius chromosome 22, fCarCar2.1, whole genome shotgun sequence:
TTATATCTTCTTCCTCAAGCACACCCCCAGCCCCTCCCCCATGTACAAAAAtatctcaagtaaatgcatcttgatttaggaatgtttagatttttgtaaaacaaggcaaaaatagtaagaaaagcattttatttcagatgagagatttattatggttttaaatattaaccctttaatgttcactccaagaaaaaaacaatgtaaaaattaCTCGTTTGCATTTTTTAGGTTATTGGGGCACTAAtaacacaattaataaaaataaataattatataccacccagttttttaaatataggcCTCTACCAAATGGTTGAGATGCTGCTTGATGGTAAAAATACCTATtacataattataaatgtataatagcatttaaatgataatttaatacctacaaagacaaaaacaaagttgaaaatgaaaaaaactatgaaataatTAATGTCAAGTAAATTTTATTTCAACAAAAGAACTTCGCTCCCATTTTCTGCATAAAGTTCCAACAATTTTAACGACAATTGTATTGTCAAAAACATATGGGGCCCTCTTCAACTTCTCAGCTCTGCTGTGTATAATCTCCAAAGAACTTTTGTTCAAGCATTGAATGAACTCAAAAACGAAacatctttcaaataaaatgcgCAAACAAAATAGGACCTATGGGAACCTTGGCCACGTTATTTTTGATGGTATGCTGCGAAGCATTCCCTCTCTCCGATCAAGCACAGGAAAACATTGCACTTCCCACATTTCCATCTTGACACACCCTTTGGGCAGAGGCAGCACCGCCCCCGGTTGTCAGTATGAAGTGGCAAATGTCCATAGTTGTCGTAGCGTACATCTGGTTGTGGTTTGGGGGGTCTTGGGGGGAGGCACTTCTTCTCACAGGACATTTGTGGTGCAGAGGCAGATGATGGTCTGCCAACTCTGGGTGCTGCCTTGTTGACTTGTTTCAAACTGTGAGCCACAGCCAGGCGAAATCTTTTGAGAGGCATTGGTTTTTCCTTCAGTAGGCCACAGTCTCTATTGTAGACCAGCCAGGCATTGGAGATGGACAGGTCAAGGACATATCCAAACAGGGGGAAGTACCAGCGTCGTGACTTGGCAGGGGTCTTGTACAGGTGAACCTGCATGTCAGAAAGATCAATGCCACCCATATGCTGATTGTAGGCAGCAATGAGTGAAGGGCATGGGACAGCAATCTTCGCTTTCTCATCTTTGCTCCACCGTTGGACACTTGTAAGGGGCATGATCCCACAGGCATTGCTCAGGAGGGTAACACATTTATTGTCATACCATTTGACTGCGAGTACTCCTTCAGCAGACTTATAGTCAAGAGCTCCACGTCCTCTCTCCATCAGCTCTTTGTCTTCTATCAGGTGAGCTCCACCGATGCGGTTTGATCGGGCTGTGCCGATGCACTTGATGCCCAGATTTGCGTACAGGCTCAGGATCAGGTCGAAACTAGTGAAGTAATTGTCAAAGAAGACAACTGAAAGCCGTGGCTGTGTTATGGTTTTGCATAATGTTGTCACCACTTTGCTGCCTAGAAGTAGCTCCTGTTCTTCCTCACTTAGATCAACATTGAAGAAGGTGGACGGCCCTTGATAGAGCAGTAGGTCATGGATAATGCCAGATGAACTGGCACGACAGAACACTTTAAAGCCCCACTTGTCAGGTTTATTGGCAATGTATTGGCGGAGATTGCCAGCCCTTGTGCCTTTATAAGACACCATGACTTCATCCACACTGTGCTTGTAGGTGGATGGGATGAGGAGACATTGCTTACGAAGCATCTCAAAAAGGGGTCGGATTTTGTAAAATCGGTCAGGGCTCCCATCACACTGCTGATTATCATTGAAGTGAATGTAGCGACGTAATTGCTTGAATCTCCTCTGCGGCATGATATCAGCAATCACGTTGAAGCGTGATGCAGGGTGCCAGTAGTCCTCCATGGCTGGGAAGTCAAAAACACCCATCAAAAGTAGCATAGCAAGGAAATCTTCAATCTCACCAGGGTTAGTCTTGATCGGATCCCCCAACTCCTGGGCAGAGTAGAGATTTGTTTGATGAGCAATATGTTGAATCATCTCATCAGTGAAGATCCCTTTGAAGTATTGGAAGGGTGTCTTGACAGCATCAGGGGGTGCAAAACTTGGATCAGGAACCTGGAATTCCTCAATATCGACATGCTTCCAGATTCTCCTGGCTTCTTTATCTTTCTTTTCagccattttcttcttctttgtgaCTGGGGGTGACATAAGAGCCACATCCAGCTCTTCCATGACTGTTTTTAGGGTGTTTTTCCCTTTTATCTTCCTCTTAGCAGATGTGCTTGTTGAGGGCATCTCCTCCTCATCCGATTCAGTGGAAAAATCCCTAATCATTTCTGCTTGTTTGGGCAGATACTCAGGATCCCCTATGTCATCATCATTATCACTCAGATCAGCCTCAGAGTCTTGAGGATCTTCTGGTACAAGGGCCAGAAAATTTCGTGGCCTTGAACCATAAAATGATTTAGTATCCATCTTTTGCTTCTAAAACACAGAAATACAAGGCAGGAATAAGGAAATGATGCACCATTATTTATAAATGCCAGCATGTTGCAAAAATCATACATATTAAACCATTTAAGTATAATAACACTATAACTGTAACATATTGATAACAATGCATGAACAGCAGTGTTTTTATTCCATGGAAAATagtgcattttaataaaattagcaTAACTTCACCAAACTGTTACCATGCGGTTGAGCTGTCATTCCATGCCAAGGTTTACCATGGAGTGCCAACTCAACCGTATGGTCaagcatgttttaaaaaaatgatttgacCATTATAAGAGGTTTCTGTTTTGCATCAATTTACATAATTCTGTTAAGTAATGTGTTAGatgatataaaatgttgaaaaaacgAACTCACCTTGGAAGGTACAGCCAAAAATAGTCCAAATGTCAGAGGTGATTTTTCAATTTTAATCTTGCTAGCAGCATGATGAGTGAAAAGTTCTACTGTCAAAAAATAGAGTGACCTCGAGTGGATGTTTGGAGCATAGCATACCTCAACCAAGTTGTAGAGATGACCCAATCAGCTTGAGTTCAGTTCCACACATTTTTCAATAAGATATAGGGACTCAAAAAGTGATCTACCAAATGGTTGAGCAGAACATTAAAGGgttaataatgcatttattttttatgcatttttatgca
This window harbors:
- the LOC132099279 gene encoding piggyBac transposable element-derived protein 3-like, which encodes MDTKSFYGSRPRNFLALVPEDPQDSEADLSDNDDDIGDPEYLPKQAEMIRDFSTESDEEEMPSTSTSAKRKIKGKNTLKTVMEELDVALMSPPVTKKKKMAEKKDKEARRIWKHVDIEEFQVPDPSFAPPDAVKTPFQYFKGIFTDEMIQHIAHQTNLYSAQELGDPIKTNPGEIEDFLAMLLLMGVFDFPAMEDYWHPASRFNVIADIMPQRRFKQLRRYIHFNDNQQCDGSPDRFYKIRPLFEMLRKQCLLIPSTYKHSVDEVMVSYKGTRAGNLRQYIANKPDKWGFKVFCRASSSGIIHDLLLYQGPSTFFNVDLSEEEQELLLGSKVVTTLCKTITQPRLSVVFFDNYFTSFDLILSLYANLGIKCIGTARSNRIGGAHLIEDKELMERGRGALDYKSAEGVLAVKWYDNKCVTLLSNACGIMPLTSVQRWSKDEKAKIAVPCPSLIAAYNQHMGGIDLSDMQVHLYKTPAKSRRWYFPLFGYVLDLSISNAWLVYNRDCGLLKEKPMPLKRFRLAVAHSLKQVNKAAPRVGRPSSASAPQMSCEKKCLPPRPPKPQPDVRYDNYGHLPLHTDNRGRCCLCPKGVSRWKCGKCNVFLCLIGERECFAAYHQK